From the genome of Terriglobia bacterium:
TCTGGGCGAAGCCGGCGTGGGGGGTCTGGTGGACCTGGGAGGCGAGGCTCACGACCACGCTGGTCCTCTGGCTCATCCTGGCCGGTTGCCTGATGGTCCGCGGCTACGCCGAGAACCGCGACCAGGGTGCGCGCCTCGCCGCGGTGCTCGGGATCGTCGCGGCGCTGGACGTGCCGATCGTCTACAAGGCGGTGGATTGGTGGCGAGGTCAGCACCCGGTGGTGTTCGGTCCCGGCAAGCAACAGGCGCTGGCTCCGGAGATGCACCTCACGTTCCGGTTCTGCCTGTTCGTGTTCCTTCTCCTCTTCGCGCTCCTGCTGACGCTGAGGACGCGCGTGGCCACGCTCGAGGACCGGGCGAGGTCGATTTCCGAGACCCTAGAGGGCCGGTGACAAGGAGCGCGTCATGGATCAGGCGTGCAGCTTTCTGTTCTGGGCCTACAACGTGGTCTGGATCGCGCTCGCGGCGTACGTCGCGTTCCTGATGGTGCGACTCGGCCGGGTCCGCGACCGTCTCGACCGCCTCGAGCGGAGGCTCGCGGGGTCCGATCCCGCGGCGGGACCGCCGCGAGGCGCCTAGCGACGGGGCGCTACGGGGGCCGCGCGAACCGCCGGCTCCCGCGACGACAGCACGCGCTGGTACCTGCCGGCGAGGGCGCCGAGCCCGACCACAGCCAGGGTCGCGATCAGCGCCATAAGCAGCAGCGTCCGCGTCTGCCGCGTCACGGCGCGCTCTCGTTTCCGCAGGCGTCCACCGCCCTGACGCGGTAGTAGCCGCTCGCGGCCGTCGAGTCCGTCCAGGCGGTCGCGGTGGTCTCGGCGGCCTTCGCGAAGGTCCCCGACGCGCTGGTGCAGCGATAGACGCGGTACTTCGCCGCCGCGGGAGCGCCGCTCCACGAGAGCGCCGCTCCTGCGCTCCCGGCGCGAGAGGCGGTCAGCACGGCACCGGGATCGACGGCGCCGGCGAGCACCTGGACCGCCGCCTGCGGCTCGGCCAGGTCCACGTTCCCGTGGTCGTCCACCGCCCTCATCTGAAGCGTGTGAACGCCGGGGTGGAGCGCCGCGCTGGCGGAGCCGGCCTCGACGTAATCGCCCCAGGCGCCATCCGTCGGCGTCGCGGGCACCCAGGCCCCGCCGTCCGCACGCCACTCGAGCCGCGCGATCCGGCTCACGCTGATGCTCGCCTGCGGCGTGAGGCCCGAGGGATTCCGGTTCGTCGCGGCCACCACGGA
Proteins encoded in this window:
- the ccsA gene encoding cytochrome c biogenesis protein CcsA; amino-acid sequence: MRGAKDILTAALFGVIAVLMLGAVYLVFVYAPEERVMGPVQRIFYFHVPSAIVTFTSVMVLLAASITYLATRRAFWDNLARAATEIGLLFCTVVLVTGPIWAKPAWGVWWTWEARLTTTLVLWLILAGCLMVRGYAENRDQGARLAAVLGIVAALDVPIVYKAVDWWRGQHPVVFGPGKQQALAPEMHLTFRFCLFVFLLLFALLLTLRTRVATLEDRARSISETLEGR
- a CDS encoding CcmD family protein, whose amino-acid sequence is MDQACSFLFWAYNVVWIALAAYVAFLMVRLGRVRDRLDRLERRLAGSDPAAGPPRGA